The following proteins are encoded in a genomic region of Rhinoraja longicauda isolate Sanriku21f chromosome 14, sRhiLon1.1, whole genome shotgun sequence:
- the LOC144599882 gene encoding uncharacterized protein LOC144599882 — translation MARDVLFFASLLTAVCLQEVPIQGAGHLPVEVSMLSGDQEPETGTEEVEVGARCRLQPLALETPVDAGSSAPPVAGPGYSWYRRGWRVGAAVALVEAPAPGLSAS, via the exons ATGGCACGGGATGTCCTGTTCTTCGCCTCTCTCCTGACCGCCGTCTGCCTTCAGGAGGTCCCGATCCAGGGAGCCGGGCATCTCCCGGTGGAGGTCTCCATGCTGTCCGGAGACCAGGAGCCTGAGACCGGGACGGAGGAGGTGGAGGTTGGCGCCCGCTGCCGGCTTCAGCCCTTGG CTTTGGAGACGCCGGTGGACGCGGGGAGCTCGGCGCCGCCAGTGGCCGGTCCGGGCTACTCTTGGTACCGGAGGGGGTGGCGGGTCGGGGCGGCGGTCGCTTTGGTGGAGGCCCCGGCGCCGGGGTTGAGTGCCAGCTAG